The following are encoded together in the Stegostoma tigrinum isolate sSteTig4 chromosome 42, sSteTig4.hap1, whole genome shotgun sequence genome:
- the LOC125449363 gene encoding zinc finger protein OZF-like, which translates to MLTRQRARKSERLFICSVCGKSFSCSSNLRAHQIDHIESHLQHSDSGDSFDSSEEIIQNHTDERPFSCSHCGKRFSLSSRLGEHQLLHIHERPFSCSNCGEVFSGPEHLAEHQQVHTKERPFSCSHCGKRFAQASHCINHQLVHSAKRPFKCSKCEKTFKRKIHLLNHQTTHIKERLFFCSVCEKRFTHPFHLLTHKRIHTGERPFSCSVCGKGFTRASDLSTHKRVHTGERPFSCSICGKGFTRSTYLLMHKHGHTKERPFLCSVCGKKFSQYSILLTHQRVHTGERPFTCSVCGKSFPRMCHLLIHKRVHTRAKPYVCGVCGKGFTYFHLLRKHRLVHTKKRVFTCSTCGRTFTLLARLKIHQRIHAGEKPFTCPVCERKFTQLYDLLTHQQVHNRKKLLTCPVCGKKFAQLSKLESHRQVHTGEKPFLCSVCGKRFPRLPYLKIHERVHSGQRPFTCPVCGQGFVYSSHLVRHQRSHTGERPFKCSVCGKGFTDSSHLHRHQRVHARESQLTCSLCNQRFTRPSSLLKHKQIHVFEAELDSVLAAVKQIKD; encoded by the coding sequence ATGCTGACACGCCAGCGGGCTCGCAAAAGTGAAAGACTGTTCATCTGCTCCGTGTGTGGGAAGAGCTTTAGCTGTTCATCCAACCTGCGGGCACACCAAATCGATCACATTGAAAGCCATCTTCAACATTCTGACTCTGGGGACAGCTTTGACTCCTCTGAGGAAATAATCCAAAATCACACTGATGAGAGGCCATTCAGTTGCTCCCACTGTGGAAAGAGGTTTAGTCTGTCCTCCCGCCTCGGGGAGCACCAGCTCCTTCACATTCACGAGAGACCGTTCAGTTGCTCTAATTGTGGGGAAGTTTTCAGTGGGCCAGAGCATCTCGCTgagcaccagcaagttcacaccaaggagaggccattcagctgttcCCACTGTGGAAAGAGATTCGCTCAAGCCTCCCACTGCATTAACCACCAACTGGTTCATTCAGctaagagaccttttaaatgttctaaatgtGAGAAAACCTTTAAAAGAAAGATTCATCTTTTGAACCATCAGACCACGCACATCAAGGAGAGATTGTTTTTCTGctctgtgtgtgagaagagattCACTCATCCATTCCATCTTCTGACACACAAAcggattcacacaggggagaggccattcagctgctctgtgtgtgggaagggattcactcgggCATCTGACCTTTCAACACACAAAcgtgttcacactggggagaggccattttctTGCTCCATATGTGGCAAGGGATTCACTCGTTCGACCTACCTTCTGATGCACAAACATGGTCACACCAAAGAGAGGCCGTTTCTGTGCTCTGTTTGTGGGAAGAAATTCAGTCAATATTCTATCCTGCTAAcacaccagcgggttcacactggagagaggccattcacctgctctgtgtgtgggaagagtTTCCCACGGATGTGTCACCTTTTAATACACAAGCGTGTTCACACCAGGGCAAAGCCATATGTTTGTGGTGTGTGCGGGAAGGGATTTACTTACTTCCACCTCCTGCGGAAACACCGTCTTGTTCACACCAAAAAGAGGGTGTTCACCTGCTCCACATGTGGGAGGACGTTCACTCTATTGGCCAGATTGAAGATACACCAACGCATTCAtgctggggagaagccattcacctgcccTGTGTGTGAAAGGAAATTTACTCAGTTATATGATCTGTtgacacaccagcaggttcacaaCAGGAAGAAGCTGCTCACCTGCCCTGTATGTGGGAAGAAATTCGCTCAGTTATCTAAGCTCGAATCACATcggcaagttcacactggggagaagccattcctctgctctgtgtgtgggaagcgTTTCCCTCGTTTGCCTTATCTTAAAATACATGAGCGAGTCCATTCTGggcagagaccattcacctgtcCCGTGTGTGGTCAGGGGTTTGTTTATTCGTCCCATCTTGTGAGACACCAGCGTAGCCACACTGGAGAACGGCCATTCAaatgctctgtgtgtgggaagggatttactgaCTCATCCCACCTGCACAGACACCAAAGAGTTCATGCCAGGGAGAGTCAGCTCACTTGCTCCTTGTGCAATCAGAGATTTACCCGGCCATCCAGCCTGCTGAAACACAAGCAAATTCATGTGTTTGAGGCAGAGCTGGATTCTGTTCTTGCTGCTGTGAAACAGATTAAGGACTGA